The genomic DNA TGAATACAGAGCATTCATGTGAACAAGGATTGTAGGAGAGGACTTTTAATGTATAAGTGTGTTTGaggaaaacatacaaaacaaactTACATTCTCTTCAAGCCATTTGGAAAAATCTAAAAATCAACCAAACTGACCTAGTTGTGTACTTAAAatagtgaatattttaaaaaatctttaataaataaataaataaataaacctataATCAGAAACAAAGTGAGGTAAAGGATGGGAGAAAGAAGTCACATGTTCCCTACAATTGTACTGGCACAGTgcctctcaaacttttttactggtgacccctttcacacggcaagcctctgagtgtgtccctcccttataaattaagaatactttttttaatatatttaacaccattataaatgctggaggcaaagaggggtttggggtggaggttgacagctcgcaacccccccatgtaataacctcgagaccccctgaagggtccagacccccagtttgaaaacccctgcatTAGCATGTCTCTAAAATTCATTGGGGATGAAGGAGGATGGTTAATTAGTGCAAACAAAGAAGAAAATCTTGGCTTATTAGCTGGAAACAGTTGTTAGATGTCTCTTGTTTATCTACTTCAGAGATCAACAGTCCTGGGGTCTGGAACAACATTATccaagcaaaaagaacaggagtacttatggcaccttagagactaacaaatttatttgagcataagctttcatgggctacagcccacttcatcagatgtatgcagtggaaaatacagtagaaagatatatatacacagagaacatgaaaaaaatgggggttgccataccaactgtaacgtgactaatcaattaaggtgggctattatcagcaggcaagaaacaaacttttgtagtgataatcaggatggtccatttcaaacagctgacaagaaggtgtgagtaaccatagggaaaaattagcatggggaaatagtttttactttgtgtaatgacccatccactcccagtctttattcaagcctaatttaatggcgtccagtttacaaattaattccagttctgcagtttcttgttggagcctgtttttgaagtttattttgtagaagaattgtgacttttgcTGAtccagaccaacatggctaccactctacAGACTAACCTGTCTACATTTTTTGAATACCTCCTTAAACAGAATAAGTGAAACCACTATATTTGAAATTACCAAAATATATTACCATCATTTATTGAAAGtggtttattattaaaatatttgcaattgCTTTTTCCTGAACAGCTGAATTGAACATAACAAGCCataacattttgcttttgtttcctttcaaaaTACTTCTGGAACTCAACTTGGTTtatatttaactttatttttttgtcaagtATGACAATGATTACAAAAACATACAAAACACTTCCGTAATTCTGAGCAACACACTTCTACTCAACCTCTCTCTAAGTGTGTACATCCACTTTCAGGTCTTGTTTTGCTTCAGATCTTTAGCTGTGCAAGGTATTTGCCAGACAGCATCACTATTCCTTGTTGTGTTTTGTGCTCGATGTAGAACTATATATTATCATATTAATGGTACAGATTAATTTGTAAGGCAGTCCCCACCAGCAGTAGTACTGTACAGAAATAGAGGCAAATTTGCTCCTTCTCAGCAAGAATCATAAATGTAGTTGATTGGCTAGCCATGACTGAGACTATAACATGTACAATTATACATTTTCACCAAAAGCAAAAGATGTATTACAAAACtacaatataatacaaaatataatacaaaatagATTGAGCACTGAGAAAACTtagttttaatgtattttagtTCTGCTGTGTTCTGGTTATGTCTTATAGcttatatttttgtatttgttttgtacattatatgtatgcacacacatacaccacctaCAGTATGGTGTCATGATAACTTGGAGTAAGTTATTTTATTTCTGCAACCATGTGATATAAACCCCAGATCACTTGACAAACAATGGAAGGATGTGACCACGTGCATTTGCTTTGCACTTTTCACCACTTCACCTGTACCATACCCAGTAATATAGCTGTGCCAGAGCTACTTTCAGAATTTGCAACCTCTGAGCAGACTCAGATGGTCaccccttaaaaaaaataaataacctgccacaaaaaaagttttcttccttctcctcaaaTGAAGATAAGGTAAAAAGTACAGACCTAAAATTACATTTGCTGCATCAATGAGGGATCCACAGTTTAGAGGGTTGATGTCATTGGTGTTGAGATATTAAGGTGATAAGTCCCTACTTTCTAATGCGTCTATTAAGTTTAGAAACACGTGTTATCCCACTCAGCTGGGATTTCAGATTATCCAGTGAAATGTGCATAAATATATGCACACTCACACAGAGACCTGTGGTGTGAACCAGTGGTTCACATTATATGAGACCTTAAATTTGCAGTACTCTGAAATacagaaaatctattttaaatcacttttgaaacctttaaaattgtattttaaaattttcctccTAAGCCTGTCTGATAGCTAAGGCAACCTGGTTTTAAAGTTATGTGAAAAATAgtaccaatttaaaaaacaaaatacaactctaaaatattttctaaactaacatctgtaaaatgaagcatAAAAAATACATGATGGTGTTTGATGGTTTGAAGGTTTTATTGGTACTCTTGGAATGATTTGTGTTATTCACTCATGGTTTCATCACATATGAGTACTGCAGTCTTCACAAACGAATGCCAATAAATGTTATACCAGCGCACAGCATTAATATTGTACACACAGACATTCACTCTGTGCTTTTGAGGAACATGCCATCTAACTGCAACGgtcagtggaaaaatattttaagtttctaatTTCTCTAAATCCAATTTCTACTACTTAGTATTAGATATCAGCCCAATAATATGGAGGGGATAACAAATTCTTAGGAGACTTAGGACTGCAATGAACTTGcatagcaaaaattcttcttttagGACTAATTATGCTGgaagaaaaaaacattctttgaaagatttttttttaaattctatttcacTACTGGcaaatttgcaaataaaacataaaaacaaagttACCACGAAGGGAATAAAAGGGCTCTGCAGTGTTTCTGGTTAAAATCAGAATGCacttctgtttctctccctctgtacTTTAAGTACTAAATTCTTTTTATATGGATGTCTAAACAAATGTGTGGAAGAGAGTGACTTAATTATTAGGAACTTTTGCATGTAGAGAGAGGCAACAAATTGACTAACCCAAAATCAATCCATATCGGATATGAATATGAAAATACAAACTTTCTGATCTTTTACCTAAAATTTCTCAAATGTTTGCTTCAGGTTGCCAAGCCTTTCTGTTAACTGAGCATCAGCACAAGTTCAAAACATTCtggaaaaataagatttttttttcagcctgTAACATCCAATTATCAAAGTTCCTGTGCTGTAATTTTTagtgtgtttatattttaatttattctttcaTTTTGTACAATGTGCTTTTCAACTCCTCTCTGGGGAAAAGTACTAATATGCTGGCTTGATGTTACCCAGCACCTCATCCTCCCAgttggggagacagcagaagaaGAAAGCACAGCCTATTACAATAATAGTGCTGGCCCAACCAAAGCCGTATGCCCAGCTGAACATATTAGATCCCTGCATATGGATGTTGTCTGTGAACTTCACTGGATAGATGACCAGGCATATGATCTGGAATACCGCTacaagaaagtaaaaataaacaaattgaaaATAAGTGACAATCAATCTCATCACATTTCCTATTCTGACTTTATTGGCAGGTAGGTGCATTCCTCTCTCGGATATTTAAGGACTTAACTGCAGTCCTGCAGTCAGATCAGTTCAGGTGTACTTGACTTTGATGGAACTCAGCGCAGGTATGAGGGCCTGCCCACACAGATctgatttcaggatcagggccttattctGGAACCATTCTACACACAgatctctcactgacttcaaaaggatgTTTTGGGTGCAAAGTGACTGAAGAATTGGGTCCTTAACCCTATGCTTGAGAAGAATTCAAACTAACACAATGGCAACGATGCTTAATAAGAGGAATGTAAATTTCTTTAACCAAGCATAGATGCAGAGAAGGAACAATCTGGACTAAAAGAATCAAATGTAGTAGTTAGAAGTCATTTACTTTAGTATTTGCATAGCAGTTTCCATGGCAAAACATACTTGTGTGTTAGCAACATTGCTGCTGGGATTGTTTTGCTGTTTAGTTACTGCCACAGAACCATCAGAAAGAGTTCAAAGCCAAGCATTCTAGTTTACTTGCTTGCTTTATGTCTCCCCCATCATGTCACAACACCCccattctgttttaattttgaagTGAAACTTGATTTGCATCCTCAGACATTGACCATTACAACATCCCTAACCTCTGAGGATGTAAACCAAGTATCACctcaaaattaaaacaagtttTTCTCATTCATGAAAATGAACCACGAACCCAATTAGAAATATGTGTGCGGTGGATATTtttaggagagggagggaggcttTACTCCAGCTAGCAAGTATCAGATTTAGAACAAATATCAGTTTAAGAAGCAATCATCAGTCTTACCAACAACAAAGAGCAAGCCACCGATTCCTCGCACAAAGTTGAAACGAAGTATATCAACGGAGAATGCAATAACTGCTAGGGCGAAACAGATGACTAGGATCACGAAGCCAACGAGGTaggtggcagctgctgctcttccccaggcTTGAAAGGAAAGGTGGAAACATGTTATACAAAACAGTACATGGAAGTCAAGTGGGTGTCATTCTTaggtcttttgtttgctttaattcTATCATTGTGGAGATTCTGTCCCTTAAAAGCatacaacaggggtcggcaacctctcagaagtgctgtgccgagtcttcatttattcactctaagttaaggtttcacgtgccagtaatacattttaatgtttttagaaggtctctcactataagtctatattatatgactaaactattgttgtatgcaaagtaaataaggtttttaaaatgtttaagaaacttcatttaaaattaaattaaaatgcagagccttccagactggtggccaggacttgggcagtgtgagtgctacggAAAAttagctcgtgtgctgcctttagCACAcctgccataggctgcctacccctggcaTACAATATTGCCTTGACTTAGGACTTATGTCTtatagcgctctaacttgctggctcagggatgtgaaaaatcacccctctgagcacagcaagtctgaGCGCTTTAAAGCGCTAGTATAGACAGGCTCCCAGCACTAATCCcttcatggaggtggattaccaggagcactgggagagctctttcccagcactCGTGCGCAACctcacttgcacttcaaagcgctgcttcGGGACCGCTCtcacagcagcactttgaagtttccagtgtagacatacgcatAGTATCAGAAATGTAAGTCTGGCTTTTAGGGAACCATAGAGGTCTGAGCAAAGACTAATTGTTTATTATCACTATTTATAGGGTGCCATAAGTATGCATGATGCTTTATAAGCACAAGAAAAAAGAcaaaggttgggattttcaagagcacttAGCACTGGCCTAGctttactcccattgaaatcaatggtaaagctctcactgaagttagtgggaggaGAGTTagcccacttttgaaaattccagtcatGGTCCATGAGCAAACAGACAAGAACAATGTAGGGAGGACAAAAGCAGAAAAATTAAGGGCTATCTCCCTGGGCAATGCAGTTTTCTGCTGGGAGCAAGAGATAGAAGCTGTTTGACATCATGAATTTGTAATTACTTTTTTAATTGTTGAAGAAATGAGTAATGCTGTAATGGAGAACTAGCACTGTCTGGAAGGCTTATCAGAAGAAGTTAGGATTAATGTGAGATCTGAATAAGGAAAGGGTGACCGATGTTCAAGATAAAGGAGCCTATGCCCACATAGAGGGAATGAGAGATGTGAAGCAACCAATGCAGAAAATTGTGAGTAGTCATAAAGGGAGTGGAATAAACCACATTCAAGGAATTGGATTTTGGCAGCTTTATTCTGAACTGGAGGGAGTGAAGTCAGAACTAAGAACAGAACTGGGTAGATTTGGAATAGTTAAAGGAAGAGATTACAAAGATTTGGACATGGGTTGTACCAGTAGAAACAGAAGGGAATAGGTGGCTCTTAAAGATGATGTAGATACAGTGCCAAAAGGACTTGGAACCAGCTTATATGTGTAGGGAAAAGGAAAGTGAGCAGTCCAATGACTGGTGGAGTTACCCAAACttccagttttaattattttgatgaTACCATATGGGATAAGAGGATGCATTCAAAATAGACAGGTTCATGGGACCAGGATAGATCTCAAGTATAACTTCAAGTCACTCAGAGGCAGAAGAAGAGGACCAAAAAGACATTCAGAAAGTAACCTTATTCCAGTAACCTTATTTCAGAATGTTCTTCTCCATTCTTACTGCTAAGTAAGAAATCCCATCATGGCAACAATGGGCATCAATGTCTGAGCACCAGAAAAATTACATCCCTCCCTGGAAAGCAACCTAcggttctcctttttaaaataaatgctgttTCTGAACATTCAAAGCCCATTATCTTTGCAAACAGTAGACACAAGCATAGGCAAGCATCACGCAAACAACAGGCCATTTCTTAACCACGAGGCCGAGTAGTTGACTATTTTGACTCTGAAGAGCCCAAAGGTACTAATCCAAGAGTTCTAATTTTATAGGTAGACAGTCGTCATGCACCACTCTCCACCTACTCTAAAGGCTGGTTGCCTGCGTTTACACAGGGGATTAAAACAAGGAACTCATGTAGGCTCAAATCCTTAGTCTGTCTTGTATAGGACTAAGGGGCACAGCAGAATACACAGGAGGGTTCCACATGGGCATGACCCAATCCTGAAGGCAGTCAGCCAGGATATGGAGAAACtccacagcagccctgcaaactGGACCCCcattgctgctgaagaaaggAGGGAGTTTGTGCAAATGAGCTTCTGTCTGTCTGCATTCCTCCCCAACTACCCCTAGTATATTCTATCGCAGGTTACCTAtccctatggcacaggtgccaaaggcggcatacaagctgattttcagtggcactcacactgcccgggtccttctaaaaacgttaaaatgtattactggcacatgaaactttgaattagagtgaacaaatgaagactctgcacaccacttctaaaaggttgccgaccccagtcctatcccttccctcccctgtgGAACTGATGCAGGATTAGGAATGGAGGAGGGGAACAGCTTGGTTGGAATTTTTGGTCTGAAACCTGCACTAATTCTTTTATACTGGATGTTGTTCACTGATGCTCCCAATGCTGGTACTGGCTACTGTTCAAAGCTGCCACAGCCAAAAGATTCATTTACAAATCATTACTGTCTAAATATGCTTAAACATACAATGGAATCAGCTCAAGAAAAAATGCTTCCTGGATTAAACCATCTATTTAAACTATTTATTGGGATTTGTCATACAGAATAATTCACAAAACTGGTAATTATAAAAGTTCAGTAGAAAGCCAGATCTGTACACTTCCTGTCCAAAGGGAGCTTGGAATGTCAAGTACAAACATTCCAATGACTCAAACAGCCTATAATTTGGATGGACTCTGAACAGTTGACtctaaaaaaaaatggcattgtAGGGGTCACACATGTACTGAGTCTCGGGGATCTCCTTATCAAATACACATACTTCACAAGTAAAATGCCTGCTGTGTAAGCTCAGCCTGGAATCCATTTGCtgtgaattatttgctcagctctggtAATAATAAACCAGCAATGTATTTAGCTTTGGGAGATGTCTAGTGACAAAACTGCAAAGACTAGCATCAAGTCCAGTTTTATTTACTGTCTTCATCATGGCCGCCCATAGGTACACGCAGCATACTCGGTTGCATTTCCCTCACTGGCTGCAGCTGCACTCCTCTCTTATCCGGCCCCTTCCCCATGGTGGACTGGCgggcttctccccaccccctccctcctcagccATCTAAGGGCTCCagcctctggctgtgctgccccagccccggggAGCCTGGAGTGGCACAGCAGGTCTGTGGCGGCCTGGCCCACCGCCGCCTGAAGCGGAGGCCCTCCCTGGAGCATGCCTGCCTGGCCCGCTTGGTTTCCGGTGCGGGCTGAGCCGGGGCCAGGACAGGAGGAGCGAAACTTCCACGTGAGTCAGCGAAGGCGGGGGACGGAGCCGAGCCAATCAGGGAAGGGGGGACTTAAagtaacagcacacacagagagagagagagtgagactgGCTCT from Chelonoidis abingdonii isolate Lonesome George chromosome 3, CheloAbing_2.0, whole genome shotgun sequence includes the following:
- the PERP gene encoding p53 apoptosis effector related to PMP-22, which translates into the protein MATCTLACWRCRWLLPLLLGLAIILGIIALSGRGWLESESAPYEHQASLWESCTRWGNDLNWQCQSLMEFSWGRAAAATYLVGFVILVICFALAVIAFSVDILRFNFVRGIGGLLFVVAVFQIICLVIYPVKFTDNIHMQGSNMFSWAYGFGWASTIIVIGCAFFFCCLPNWEDEVLGNIKPAY